The following proteins are co-located in the Camelina sativa cultivar DH55 chromosome 12, Cs, whole genome shotgun sequence genome:
- the LOC104729705 gene encoding probable BOI-related E3 ubiquitin-protein ligase 2, which produces MAIQAQLSYNASNANQIGFGGSEFSLVNNNNNGGIGIGNAQSYYLNHLQSQKDFNQQALFHHQHQQQQQQSRSQHFLAVHMEKQKQEIDQFIKIQNERLRYVLQEQRKREVEMILRKMESKALVLMNHKEEEMSKALSKNMELEDLLRKMETENQTWQRLARENEAMVQTLNSTLEQVRERAATCHDAGAAEDEGSYCGGDSFPAEKEKKMSGGGTSTSCCNCGSNGVTRVLFLPCRHLCCCIDCEEGLVLCPICNTPKKNRIEAFIF; this is translated from the exons ATGGCAATACAAGCGCAGTTGAGTTACAACGCTTCGAACGCGAATCAAATCGGGTTTGGTGGGTCTGAGTTTTCTTtggttaacaacaacaacaatggcggaATCGGAATCGGTAACGCTCAGTCTTATTATCTCAATCATCTCCAGTCTCAGAAAGATTTCAACCAGCAAGCTctgtttcatcatcaacatcaacaacaacaacaacagtctCGTTCTCAGCACTTTTTAGCCGTTCAtatggagaaacagaaacaagagaTCGATCAGTTCATCAAGATACAG AACGAGAGGCTGAGGTATGTGTTGCAAGAACAGAGGAAGCGAGAGGTGGAGATGATCTTAAGGAAAATGGAAAGCAAAGCTTTGGTTTTGATGAAccacaaggaagaagaaatgtCGAAAGCGTTGAGCAAGAACATGGAACTCGAAGATCTGCTGAGGAAGATGGAAACAGAGAATCAAACGTGGCAGAGATTGGCTCGTGAGAACGAAGCTATGGTGCAGACGCTTAACTCAACGCTCGAACAGGTCCGTGAGAGAGCCGCCACTTGTCACGACGCTGGTGCTGCGGAAGACGAAGGGTCTTATTGCGGCGGAGATAGTTTTCCggcggagaaggagaagaagatgagtggtggtggtACTAGTACTAGTTGTTGCAATTGTGGGTCTAATGGAGTGACGAGGGTTCTGTTTCTGCCGTGTAGGCATCTCTGTTGCTGCATAGATTGTGAGGAAGGGCTTGTTCTTTGTCCGATCTGTAACACCCCCAAGAAGAACAGAATCGAAGCCTTTATTTTCTAG